A region of Pyxidicoccus parkwaysis DNA encodes the following proteins:
- a CDS encoding neprosin family prolyl endopeptidase: MSRAGLFLSMFLIGCVEPEPLGEPASDVRSQVVAGTSEVELALAPWEYHCEMMTEAARAAVPPPPPSIEKAASAPHVRAVCPPGQVPFYHQAELRTLKAGPPLSPGLKGTAGSAAAQPLAGAYWYAGVMRPTDALSQSGVGASILFSNPAVYDQSDMVTSQMSIVRGANYHLVEMGLRKFWDAFPRLMISQWSYGQFNDAAGFVRVHGVYAPGMPLSNYYGYAVQQYIRYDNGNWWIWFNDAWVGYFPGSLWSGQFTSGDMAHFYGEVYSAQSRVPPLTDMGTGQFSGTWGTAYMQGMCTHSAGADCYYLTDAWRSETNAAYYSLSYWNGSYMEFGGNGGG; this comes from the coding sequence ATGTCGAGAGCTGGCTTGTTTCTGTCGATGTTTCTCATCGGGTGTGTCGAGCCGGAGCCGCTCGGCGAACCTGCGAGCGATGTCCGCTCGCAGGTCGTCGCAGGTACGTCGGAGGTGGAGCTCGCGCTCGCGCCTTGGGAATACCACTGCGAGATGATGACGGAGGCCGCACGCGCCGCCGTGCCTCCGCCTCCCCCCAGCATCGAGAAGGCCGCATCGGCCCCCCACGTGCGCGCTGTCTGCCCGCCGGGTCAGGTGCCGTTCTACCATCAAGCGGAGCTCCGGACGCTGAAGGCCGGTCCGCCGTTGTCCCCCGGGCTGAAAGGGACGGCTGGCTCGGCCGCCGCGCAGCCGCTGGCGGGAGCGTATTGGTACGCCGGAGTGATGAGGCCCACGGACGCGTTGAGCCAGAGCGGCGTCGGAGCGTCAATCCTGTTCTCGAACCCGGCGGTGTACGACCAGAGCGACATGGTGACATCCCAGATGTCCATCGTCCGTGGCGCCAACTACCACCTGGTGGAGATGGGCCTGCGAAAGTTCTGGGACGCCTTCCCGCGACTGATGATTTCCCAGTGGAGCTACGGCCAGTTCAACGACGCCGCCGGATTCGTCCGAGTCCACGGCGTCTACGCGCCTGGGATGCCGCTCTCCAACTATTACGGATACGCGGTCCAACAGTACATCCGTTATGACAACGGCAACTGGTGGATCTGGTTCAACGATGCCTGGGTCGGCTACTTCCCCGGCTCGCTCTGGAGTGGCCAGTTCACCTCTGGCGACATGGCGCATTTCTATGGCGAGGTCTACTCGGCGCAGAGCCGGGTCCCGCCGCTTACCGATATGGGCACGGGGCAGTTCTCCGGGACCTGGGGTACCGCCTACATGCAGGGGATGTGCACGCACAGCGCGGGCGCCGACTGCTACTACCTCACCGACGCCTGGCGTTCCGAGACCAACGCCGCGTATTACTCACTCTCGTATTGGAATGGCTCGTATATGGAGTTCGGTGGTAACGGCGGCGGCTGA
- a CDS encoding DUF1036 domain-containing protein, with product MSTRKLAMAFAVAAGLGFAGPAHAWVQFCNGTSVTIWTAYSWRDTGCIPEDGSSWRKAGWWELAPGQCKIVYGPAISNSISYYYAEGGGLVWAGPYFTCTPWSAFDWCDNTCNTNSRNLGYRELNTGGAQNYTLTFNP from the coding sequence ATGTCGACGAGAAAGCTTGCGATGGCGTTCGCGGTCGCCGCCGGGCTCGGCTTCGCCGGGCCGGCCCACGCCTGGGTGCAGTTCTGCAATGGAACCAGCGTCACCATCTGGACCGCCTATTCCTGGCGTGACACCGGCTGCATTCCCGAGGATGGCAGCAGTTGGAGGAAGGCGGGCTGGTGGGAGCTGGCGCCGGGACAGTGCAAGATTGTCTATGGCCCCGCCATCTCGAACTCGATCTCCTACTACTACGCCGAGGGCGGTGGGCTGGTCTGGGCGGGCCCCTACTTCACGTGTACGCCGTGGAGCGCCTTCGATTGGTGCGACAACACCTGCAACACCAACTCGCGCAACCTGGGCTACCGGGAGCTCAACACGGGCGGCGCCCAGAACTACACGCTGACCTTCAACCCGTAA
- a CDS encoding ferritin-like domain-containing protein, whose protein sequence is MLKINPRYVAQVRAAAGPEDLHGMVQSAIELEHATIPTYLCAYFTLKRGTNQPIAEIIRSVLIEEMLHMSIASNLLIALGGHPSIDNPAFVPKYPGPLPMGIGDGLIVPLARCSIELVRDVFMKIEEPVDPLPLKAFAAETPSYSTIGEFYAAIADKLREFGPSAFSRPSGPQMLNNNWFPADELFRIHDVDSACSAIDIIVRQGEGTKISPVDLEGGIAHYYRFEQIVKGRRLVAAPKAEHGYAFAGAPLTLDLRNVWNMQENPDPDKLPPGSRARQVSLQFAAAYTSLLRALHEAFNGKPDAINQAMGLMYELRLLSQQVLETPLPDSPGQSTGLSFRYQPSI, encoded by the coding sequence ATGCTGAAAATCAATCCCAGATATGTCGCCCAGGTGCGAGCCGCCGCAGGCCCCGAGGACCTGCACGGGATGGTGCAGAGCGCCATCGAGCTGGAACATGCGACGATTCCCACCTATCTGTGCGCCTATTTCACCCTCAAGCGCGGGACCAACCAGCCCATCGCCGAGATCATCCGTTCCGTGTTGATCGAGGAGATGCTGCACATGTCCATCGCGTCGAACCTGCTGATTGCGCTGGGCGGCCATCCCTCCATCGACAACCCGGCCTTCGTGCCGAAATATCCCGGCCCTCTGCCCATGGGCATCGGCGACGGGCTGATTGTCCCTCTGGCCCGATGCTCCATCGAGCTGGTGCGCGATGTCTTCATGAAGATTGAGGAGCCGGTGGACCCCCTGCCGCTGAAAGCGTTCGCGGCGGAGACGCCCAGCTACTCCACCATCGGCGAGTTCTATGCGGCCATCGCCGACAAGCTTCGTGAATTCGGACCGTCCGCCTTTTCGCGGCCGTCGGGCCCGCAGATGCTGAACAACAACTGGTTCCCCGCCGACGAGCTGTTCAGGATTCATGATGTCGACAGCGCCTGCTCCGCCATCGACATCATCGTGCGGCAGGGCGAGGGCACGAAAATCAGCCCCGTGGACCTGGAGGGTGGCATTGCCCACTACTACCGGTTCGAGCAGATTGTGAAAGGCCGGCGGCTGGTGGCCGCGCCCAAGGCTGAACACGGCTATGCCTTCGCGGGCGCGCCGCTGACGCTGGACCTGCGCAATGTCTGGAACATGCAGGAGAACCCGGACCCCGACAAACTGCCGCCCGGCTCGCGGGCGCGGCAGGTCTCGCTCCAGTTCGCCGCCGCCTACACCAGCCTGCTGCGCGCCCTGCACGAGGCCTTCAACGGCAAGCCAGACGCCATCAACCAGGCCATGGGCCTCATGTACGAACTGCGTCTGCTGTCGCAGCAGGTGCTGGAGACGCCGTTGCCCGACTCGCCGGGCCAGTCCACCGGCCTCTCCTTCCGCTACCAGCCGTCCATCTGA
- the pdxR gene encoding MocR-like pyridoxine biosynthesis transcription factor PdxR → MLSLPPRQSGTTLTQWLYEELRRAMLSGRLRRGASLPTTRALAAEYGISRRIVVEVFERLRDEGYLHARVGVGTRVSENLPEDSLAGPVSPSRPRRAINPLENLAQHAVHGWPVRPFRAFEPALSEFPVELWARLTSRCMRRAGGAILAGGDSAGLRALREAIAEYLGASRGVACSADDIIVTSGAQQGLDLLARVLLRPDDSVWVEDPAYPDAVEIFRLTGAKVVPVAVDAHGIDPKIGRARCPRPKAIYLTPAHQFPLGMSLRLDRRLELLQWTRKEQTVVIEDDYDSEFRFSGKPLPALKGLGASEHVFLVGTFSKCLFPSLRLGYIVAPQRWRDPLLRLRRQVERYPPGLPQLVLASFLAEGHFARHLRRMRELYAGRLALLRSEVGSRLGGLLQIPDVEAGLNTPAYLLGSMTSREAVERARRRELEVWPLERYALARKDLRGLLLGFAALSDRQIRKGVTELARALG, encoded by the coding sequence ATGCTGAGCCTTCCTCCGCGCCAGTCGGGCACGACCCTCACGCAGTGGCTGTACGAGGAGCTGCGGCGGGCGATGCTTTCCGGCCGGCTCCGGCGCGGTGCCTCGCTTCCGACGACGCGCGCCCTCGCGGCGGAGTACGGAATCTCCCGAAGAATCGTGGTCGAGGTGTTCGAGCGCCTGCGTGATGAAGGGTACCTGCACGCGCGGGTCGGGGTGGGCACCCGGGTCAGCGAGAATCTTCCGGAGGATTCCCTGGCCGGTCCTGTCTCGCCCTCTCGCCCGAGGCGAGCAATCAATCCACTCGAGAACCTCGCGCAGCACGCGGTGCACGGCTGGCCGGTCCGGCCGTTCCGCGCCTTCGAGCCGGCCTTGTCCGAGTTCCCGGTCGAGCTCTGGGCGCGGCTCACTTCACGCTGCATGCGCCGAGCGGGTGGGGCCATCCTCGCGGGCGGAGATTCCGCCGGGCTGCGTGCGCTGCGCGAGGCCATCGCCGAATACCTCGGCGCCTCACGCGGCGTGGCGTGCTCGGCCGACGACATCATCGTGACCTCGGGGGCGCAGCAGGGGCTCGACCTGCTGGCGAGGGTGCTGTTGCGACCTGACGATTCGGTGTGGGTCGAGGACCCCGCGTACCCCGATGCAGTCGAAATCTTCCGGCTGACCGGCGCGAAGGTCGTTCCCGTCGCGGTGGATGCGCATGGCATCGACCCGAAAATCGGACGCGCCCGGTGCCCGCGGCCGAAGGCCATCTACCTGACCCCGGCCCACCAGTTTCCTCTCGGCATGAGCTTGCGGCTCGACCGTCGCCTCGAGCTGCTGCAGTGGACGCGCAAGGAGCAGACCGTCGTCATCGAGGATGACTACGACAGCGAGTTCCGCTTCTCGGGGAAGCCCCTTCCGGCGCTCAAGGGGCTCGGCGCGTCCGAGCACGTGTTCCTGGTTGGGACCTTCAGCAAGTGTCTCTTTCCCTCGCTTCGCCTCGGCTACATCGTGGCCCCGCAGCGGTGGCGCGACCCGCTGCTCCGGCTGCGCCGACAGGTCGAGCGCTATCCGCCCGGGCTCCCCCAGCTCGTGCTCGCCTCGTTCCTCGCGGAGGGACACTTCGCCAGGCACCTGCGACGAATGCGCGAGCTGTACGCGGGCAGACTCGCGCTGCTTCGGAGCGAAGTCGGCTCGCGGCTGGGCGGGTTGCTACAGATTCCGGACGTCGAAGCCGGACTCAACACGCCCGCATATCTCCTGGGCTCGATGACCTCTCGTGAGGCGGTCGAACGCGCGCGCCGCAGGGAGCTCGAGGTCTGGCCGTTGGAGCGCTATGCGCTCGCCCGGAAGGACCTTCGCGGACTGTTGCTGGGCTTCGCGGCGTTGAGCGACCGGCAGATTCGCAAGGGTGTGACGGAGCTGGCGCGCGCCCTGGGATAG
- a CDS encoding transglycosylase SLT domain-containing protein codes for MSDYRIKSGDTLSSLAKRFKTDVGSLMKANPNIKNADLIFAGAKLKIPGSKDEFQAGGTSAKGPDLKGGTDKTSGTQATGDVPKGQVGDWIKQAMDILKANGVPADKMNPQDIAKIIQHESSGNPNAINLWDSNAKKGTPSIGLMQTIQPTFDSYKLPGHDNIRNPVDNIIAGVRYSIARYGSVSNVPGIKGLSNGSGYVGY; via the coding sequence ATGAGTGACTATCGGATCAAGTCTGGCGACACGCTGAGCAGCCTCGCGAAGCGTTTCAAGACGGACGTGGGCTCGCTGATGAAGGCGAACCCCAACATCAAGAACGCGGACCTCATTTTCGCGGGCGCGAAGCTCAAGATTCCGGGCAGCAAGGACGAGTTCCAGGCGGGGGGCACCAGCGCCAAGGGCCCGGACCTGAAGGGCGGCACTGACAAGACCTCCGGGACGCAGGCCACGGGTGACGTGCCCAAGGGCCAGGTCGGTGACTGGATCAAGCAGGCGATGGACATCCTCAAGGCGAACGGCGTCCCGGCGGACAAGATGAACCCCCAGGACATCGCGAAGATCATCCAGCACGAGTCGAGCGGGAACCCGAACGCCATCAACCTCTGGGACTCCAACGCGAAGAAGGGCACGCCCTCCATCGGCCTGATGCAGACCATCCAGCCGACGTTCGACTCGTACAAGCTCCCCGGCCACGACAACATCCGCAACCCGGTGGACAACATCATCGCGGGCGTCCGCTACTCCATCGCGCGCTACGGCTCGGTGTCCAACGTCCCCGGCATCAAGGGACTCAGCAACGGCAGCGGCTACGTCGGCTACTGA
- a CDS encoding carboxypeptidase-like regulatory domain-containing protein: MRLRAAALAVVSLMLLNCGGSSGEEPTVNAESQLPSFVEGLPNLVETDAGTPTTGGQEPSTPTGTVSGQVLDTRFAPLSGVDVTLSAGPVHLSTATASDGTFSFSDLPAGAELLVSLQKAGYAATRVPVTINAEAGAYPLGNGNALVGPLMLAKLDGSVRAAIFTSEGRPANGARAFIEATPAWTNLSRGGAHGELGGSVIAEATAGADGLVTFTGIPSPEELSRLGGLSGSGLSYVITVPAVDSNADGSAESGGLTSVYTARELLQDASARLLVLPAPRSTGTLAIVSSNVPALTGGSQAPSENMLRPGEPLQLVFNQAVQPSSLLVRLTDETGKQSLAVTTSLGLGGQVLSITPTASIAAGREYNVQVRAVSLDNGTSWSSTGFFFGGDAVSARPLGALVAKFTDSNANNQLNAGESVTLTFDQPVGMFGSASPQAFVDADLNASGIIGDSTGERGYAGSGFSVFRNEPVSEPGALFPLTSSGYTTRYVFTYSGPNLTVGAQVHLALSRLPFPFAGLQTTWGQALVTDLQAPLAVGP, encoded by the coding sequence ATGCGCCTTCGCGCTGCTGCACTGGCCGTCGTGTCCCTCATGCTCTTGAACTGCGGCGGCTCCTCCGGGGAGGAGCCCACCGTGAATGCCGAGTCCCAGCTCCCCTCGTTCGTGGAGGGCCTGCCCAACCTCGTCGAGACGGACGCGGGCACTCCCACGACGGGAGGCCAGGAGCCTTCCACCCCCACCGGTACCGTGTCCGGCCAGGTGCTCGACACCCGCTTCGCGCCGCTCTCCGGAGTGGACGTGACGCTGTCCGCCGGACCGGTCCACCTCTCCACCGCCACCGCCTCGGACGGGACGTTCTCCTTCTCGGACCTGCCCGCCGGGGCGGAGCTGCTCGTGTCGCTCCAGAAGGCGGGCTACGCCGCGACGCGGGTGCCCGTCACCATCAACGCGGAGGCGGGCGCCTACCCGCTCGGCAACGGCAATGCGCTGGTGGGGCCGCTGATGCTCGCGAAGCTGGACGGCAGCGTGCGCGCGGCCATCTTCACCTCCGAGGGCCGTCCCGCGAACGGCGCCCGGGCCTTCATCGAGGCCACTCCCGCGTGGACGAACCTCTCGCGCGGCGGAGCGCATGGGGAGCTGGGCGGCTCCGTCATCGCCGAGGCCACCGCCGGTGCGGACGGGCTGGTGACCTTCACCGGCATCCCCTCTCCCGAGGAGCTGTCCCGACTGGGCGGCCTGAGCGGCTCCGGGCTGAGCTATGTCATCACCGTGCCCGCGGTGGACAGCAACGCCGACGGCAGCGCGGAGTCCGGCGGGCTGACCTCGGTGTACACCGCCCGCGAGCTGCTGCAGGACGCCTCGGCGCGCCTGCTCGTGCTGCCCGCCCCCCGGTCCACGGGCACGCTCGCCATCGTCTCCAGCAACGTGCCCGCGCTGACGGGCGGCTCGCAGGCGCCCTCGGAGAACATGCTTCGTCCGGGCGAGCCCCTTCAGCTCGTGTTCAACCAGGCCGTGCAGCCCTCGTCGCTGCTGGTGCGGCTGACAGACGAGACGGGCAAGCAGAGCCTCGCCGTCACCACCAGCCTGGGCCTGGGCGGACAGGTGCTCTCCATCACCCCCACGGCCTCCATCGCCGCGGGCCGCGAGTACAACGTGCAGGTCCGCGCGGTATCGCTCGACAACGGCACCTCCTGGAGCAGCACGGGCTTCTTCTTCGGAGGCGACGCGGTGTCCGCGAGGCCGCTCGGAGCGCTGGTGGCGAAGTTCACCGACTCCAACGCCAACAACCAGCTGAACGCCGGTGAGTCGGTGACGCTCACCTTCGACCAGCCGGTGGGCATGTTCGGCTCGGCGTCCCCGCAGGCCTTCGTCGACGCGGACCTCAACGCCAGCGGCATCATCGGGGATTCCACCGGCGAGCGCGGCTACGCCGGCTCCGGCTTCAGCGTGTTCCGCAACGAGCCCGTGAGCGAGCCCGGCGCGCTCTTCCCGCTCACGAGCTCGGGCTACACCACGCGCTACGTCTTCACGTACTCCGGCCCCAACCTCACCGTGGGGGCCCAGGTGCACCTGGCGCTGTCACGCCTCCCCTTCCCCTTCGCCGGCCTGCAGACGACGTGGGGACAGGCGCTCGTGACTGACCTGCAGGCGCCGCTGGCCGTGGGCCCGTAG
- a CDS encoding LVIVD repeat-containing protein, whose protein sequence is MLFSSRSSCVLFATWGLLLSAAPGCRDSSQPTPDAGVPSDSGTSDAGPSDSGTPPWDGTYTVLEELGDGTGDPGVLSSCAVVPQVGESVAGGCLDPAMFDLSACDAPSLANVPKDGIFHVRLREESVLADGGVEGSYYTVTMGLIGDGGPSRFYYAPVTHEERDGDSLLLGIQKTSRDGGSTTTVLAGCEARSNRYFTGCFARCVNGRVVERATADADRMLWREGEQESSGGLHLVSETYVAQGTPLDIYVAKNHAYVVSANAYLRPGKPGGISVFDVTDRRHPVLEKVISLPDDQLWNSVWTKGDALYVASQDTGIVVFDISNPADPKFVRRVPSSAPLAVHTVLVDGDRLYGMGLWPSSNTLVFDVSKPLEPVLLQRLAFPLVGPYDGAHDAFAYQGKLYISHFEGGLKVVDVADPNDMKLVGTYTYPNTTAHHNAVGTFAGRTIVFEGGENHGAHLRVLDATDPAHIVKIGEFRMRPTTSIHNILLVGTRLYVAWYQEGVRVLDVSNPTKPRQVAYYNTHRETDPERTEDVFEGAIGIRVPGDGYVYVVDSSRGLLIFNQL, encoded by the coding sequence ATGCTTTTCTCCTCCCGCTCGTCCTGCGTGCTCTTCGCCACCTGGGGCCTGCTGCTCTCAGCGGCTCCAGGCTGCCGCGATTCGTCCCAGCCCACTCCCGATGCCGGTGTCCCCAGCGATTCGGGCACCTCCGACGCAGGGCCGTCAGACTCCGGGACGCCTCCCTGGGACGGCACCTACACCGTGCTGGAGGAGCTGGGAGACGGCACGGGTGACCCCGGCGTGCTCTCGTCCTGCGCCGTCGTTCCACAGGTGGGCGAGAGCGTCGCCGGAGGCTGCCTCGACCCGGCCATGTTCGACCTGTCCGCCTGCGACGCCCCGTCGCTCGCCAACGTCCCGAAGGACGGCATCTTCCATGTCCGGCTGCGGGAGGAGTCCGTGCTGGCGGACGGCGGAGTGGAGGGCTCGTACTACACCGTGACGATGGGCCTCATCGGCGACGGCGGGCCCAGCAGGTTCTACTACGCGCCCGTCACTCACGAGGAGCGCGACGGGGACAGCCTGCTCCTCGGCATCCAGAAAACCTCCCGGGACGGAGGCAGCACCACCACCGTGCTGGCGGGGTGTGAGGCGCGCAGCAACCGCTACTTCACGGGCTGCTTCGCCCGGTGCGTCAACGGCCGGGTGGTGGAGCGGGCCACCGCGGACGCCGACCGCATGCTGTGGCGCGAAGGCGAGCAGGAGTCCTCCGGCGGCCTCCATCTCGTGTCGGAGACGTACGTCGCGCAGGGCACGCCGTTGGACATCTACGTCGCCAAGAACCACGCCTACGTCGTCTCCGCCAATGCCTACCTTCGCCCGGGCAAGCCGGGCGGCATCTCCGTCTTCGACGTGACGGACCGGCGCCACCCCGTGCTCGAGAAGGTCATCAGCCTCCCCGACGACCAGCTCTGGAACAGCGTATGGACCAAGGGGGACGCGCTGTACGTCGCCAGCCAGGACACCGGCATCGTCGTCTTCGACATCTCCAACCCGGCGGACCCGAAGTTCGTGCGCCGCGTGCCCTCCAGCGCCCCCCTCGCCGTGCACACCGTGCTGGTGGACGGAGACCGCCTCTACGGCATGGGGCTCTGGCCTTCGAGCAACACCCTCGTGTTCGACGTGTCCAAGCCGCTGGAGCCCGTGCTGCTCCAGCGCCTCGCGTTTCCCCTGGTGGGCCCCTACGACGGAGCCCATGACGCCTTCGCCTACCAGGGCAAGCTCTACATCAGCCACTTCGAGGGCGGCCTCAAGGTCGTCGACGTCGCGGACCCGAACGACATGAAGCTGGTGGGGACCTACACGTACCCGAACACCACCGCCCACCACAACGCGGTGGGAACCTTCGCCGGGCGCACCATCGTCTTCGAGGGCGGTGAGAACCATGGCGCTCACCTGCGCGTGCTGGACGCCACCGACCCGGCGCACATCGTGAAGATTGGCGAGTTCCGCATGCGGCCCACCACCTCCATCCACAACATCCTCCTGGTGGGCACGCGCCTGTACGTCGCCTGGTACCAGGAGGGCGTGCGCGTGCTGGACGTGTCCAACCCCACGAAGCCCCGGCAGGTGGCCTACTACAACACGCACCGCGAGACGGACCCGGAGCGCACCGAGGACGTCTTCGAGGGCGCCATCGGCATCCGCGTGCCCGGCGACGGCTACGTGTACGTCGTCGACAGCTCACGCGGCCTGCTCATCTTCAACCAGCTCTAG
- a CDS encoding SDR family oxidoreductase gives MATVFLTGATGFVGGAILAQLLADARVEQVVLLVRSRDSDHADERVVEALGRFDVRMPGAGRVVVVRGALNDFILPREILGRLTHVVHAAAHTSFRSVRTARETNVEGTRFLARALMGAAKLERFLFVGTAYRLGVADVGLVQEDMRSSDQHVAEYTRTKAEAEVVLEEASRLPLVIARPSIVVGHTRLGVKPSASLFWYYRALAKAGISPFSDVQLRDIVPVDWAAGASVHLLLKRSLARVRYHISAGEGSSETWAAIRNRFAELGQASPAHERVQVAALSGHPAWTVAGFQPWTVGAITECARFSQLPYGAFSNERILAEGLEPPPRFTTYIETCLASSDRTVDEQARDDV, from the coding sequence ATGGCCACTGTGTTTTTGACGGGGGCGACCGGCTTCGTAGGAGGTGCGATTCTTGCCCAGCTCCTAGCCGATGCTCGTGTCGAACAGGTTGTCCTGCTGGTTCGTTCTCGTGATTCGGACCATGCCGATGAACGGGTCGTTGAAGCGTTGGGCCGCTTCGATGTGCGGATGCCAGGGGCCGGTCGGGTGGTTGTGGTTCGCGGGGCCCTGAACGACTTTATTCTGCCTCGGGAAATACTCGGAAGGTTGACCCACGTCGTCCATGCGGCGGCCCACACTTCGTTCCGGTCGGTACGTACAGCACGCGAGACGAACGTTGAGGGGACAAGGTTCCTTGCTCGCGCCCTCATGGGAGCGGCGAAGCTGGAGCGGTTCCTATTCGTGGGCACCGCGTACCGTCTTGGCGTGGCCGATGTAGGTCTCGTCCAGGAGGACATGCGCTCATCAGACCAGCACGTCGCTGAGTACACGCGGACCAAGGCTGAGGCCGAGGTGGTCTTGGAGGAGGCGAGCAGATTGCCTCTGGTGATCGCTCGCCCGTCGATTGTCGTGGGCCACACGCGGTTGGGGGTGAAACCGTCTGCCAGCCTTTTTTGGTACTACCGAGCACTGGCAAAAGCCGGCATCAGTCCCTTTTCCGATGTCCAGCTCCGAGACATTGTGCCCGTTGACTGGGCCGCAGGCGCCAGCGTCCACCTGCTGCTGAAGCGGTCCTTGGCGCGAGTTCGGTATCACATCTCCGCTGGAGAAGGCTCGTCCGAGACGTGGGCGGCCATTCGCAACAGGTTCGCAGAGCTGGGGCAGGCATCCCCAGCGCACGAGCGCGTTCAGGTCGCTGCCCTTTCCGGCCACCCCGCATGGACCGTAGCCGGCTTCCAGCCTTGGACGGTCGGTGCCATCACGGAGTGCGCCAGGTTTTCGCAGCTTCCCTACGGCGCCTTCTCCAATGAACGAATTCTGGCTGAGGGGTTGGAACCTCCGCCTCGTTTCACCACCTACATTGAAACCTGTTTGGCCAGCAGTGACCGCACCGTCGATGAGCAGGCTCGTGATGATGTCTGA
- a CDS encoding glutathionylspermidine synthase family protein: MMSEMHAGVPFKGELYEELTHRAILECHKWNLGAGDRPTMCRFPLIVSSRLWNELGDMAEALVQEAVNAERELLERPELHALLGLSKKTASCLRGAPWSDAPRYTRLDFHPTDDGFRITESNCDVAGGLLEASGVGSILASLLGIKAPADPAGEFADAFAQRLGRGANVGLAHLANYSEDRQVVLYLARRLQERGLKTWLFHPSQLRPGLQIATPSGSQSLDAVYRFLPGDWLEQLPSECGWKELFSSERVSNPLSTLLVQSKRFPLVWPELRSALPTWGRLLPETKAPVAKMEAETGWVLKPAFGHEGANIVLDGSTVSAVAGALWKRARRNPTGWVAQRRFESSTLDTPEGPRFPCIGIFVVGGRRAGGYARLSTTRVIDASAQEAVVLVEEE; this comes from the coding sequence ATGATGTCTGAAATGCATGCTGGGGTGCCGTTCAAGGGTGAGTTGTACGAGGAGTTGACCCATCGGGCGATTCTCGAATGCCATAAATGGAATCTCGGTGCGGGCGACCGGCCTACGATGTGCCGCTTTCCCCTCATTGTTTCCAGCCGGCTCTGGAACGAGCTTGGGGACATGGCCGAAGCCCTCGTCCAAGAGGCGGTGAACGCCGAGCGAGAACTGTTAGAGCGCCCTGAGCTGCACGCTTTGCTGGGGCTTTCCAAGAAGACCGCATCCTGCCTTCGCGGAGCACCCTGGTCAGATGCCCCGAGGTACACACGGTTAGATTTTCATCCGACCGATGACGGCTTCCGCATCACGGAGAGCAACTGCGACGTTGCTGGAGGGCTCCTGGAGGCATCGGGGGTGGGAAGCATTCTTGCCTCGCTCCTTGGCATCAAGGCGCCTGCGGACCCCGCTGGCGAATTTGCCGATGCCTTCGCTCAGCGACTTGGTCGCGGGGCGAACGTCGGCCTGGCGCACCTGGCCAACTACTCCGAAGACCGACAGGTCGTCCTTTACCTCGCCCGCCGCCTTCAAGAACGCGGTCTGAAGACCTGGCTCTTTCATCCGTCTCAGTTGCGCCCCGGTCTCCAGATCGCAACGCCTTCCGGATCTCAAAGCCTTGATGCCGTGTACCGATTTCTCCCGGGTGACTGGCTTGAACAGCTCCCCAGTGAATGTGGATGGAAAGAGCTGTTCTCGTCCGAGCGAGTCTCAAACCCCCTGAGCACGCTCCTGGTTCAATCCAAGCGGTTCCCCCTTGTCTGGCCAGAGCTGCGGTCGGCGCTCCCAACGTGGGGGCGCCTTCTGCCTGAGACAAAGGCACCGGTGGCCAAGATGGAAGCCGAGACCGGATGGGTGCTCAAGCCCGCTTTCGGCCATGAGGGCGCCAACATCGTCTTGGATGGCTCGACGGTCTCCGCCGTGGCTGGTGCCCTGTGGAAGAGGGCAAGACGAAATCCGACAGGCTGGGTCGCTCAGCGGCGGTTCGAGAGCTCGACGCTCGACACTCCCGAGGGGCCGAGGTTTCCGTGCATCGGCATCTTCGTCGTCGGGGGAAGGCGTGCCGGGGGTTATGCGCGACTCAGTACAACGCGGGTGATAGATGCTTCCGCACAGGAAGCTGTGGTCCTTGTGGAGGAAGAATGA